A genomic window from Chthonomonadales bacterium includes:
- a CDS encoding ATP-binding cassette domain-containing protein encodes MSLLVANRITRSFGADTVLASVSFRLGWGEKLGLVGRNGSGKTTLLRILTGQLELDSGSVTYARGIRFGYLRQEQMVEHGWTVFHEAQDAFAPVLAMERRLRELEIAMASSSRESQLQSTLDEYGLLHERFEAMGGYESLRDIRIVLKRLGFGDADMDKATARLSGGEKTRLALAKLLLSAPDVLLLDEPTNHLDLEATEWLEGFLRGFGGAVLLVSHDRTFLDAVVSRVAEIEAATLTVFHGNFTSYWTQRQERRLRQAEVHEREQAEIGRLEDFWRRNKAGQNRNLAWSRLKMAERLRAASGGRPVEEKGLKVALREKVRSGNEVVIADRLTKRFGERTLFEDVSFLVTRGMRIGVVGPNGAGKSTLVRILVGREPASGGSARLGANVTTGYFAQEASDLDLDASVIESIAAVSEMKPGEARNYLARFLFTGDDVFRQVAELSGGEKNRLVLAQLVLARPNLLVLDEPTNHLDIDARSALVAMLKEYDGTVLLVSHDRYLLDEVTTHTLEVRERGAEVVEGSYTAYRRLRAAVPAPEADAAGAAVRRTRPRDANPLTAGMNSHQLARARRKAGQQVEQTERQVSDLEDWIRRIEESLSAPLPGEDVVRLSRDYERAQQDLHEAMRAWEEALEYAEAIGASA; translated from the coding sequence ATGAGTCTGCTCGTCGCTAACCGCATCACACGCTCCTTCGGCGCCGACACGGTCCTCGCCAGCGTCTCGTTTCGCCTCGGGTGGGGCGAGAAGCTGGGCCTCGTCGGCCGCAACGGCAGCGGCAAGACCACGCTCCTGCGCATCCTCACCGGGCAGCTCGAGCTCGACAGCGGCAGCGTGACCTACGCCCGCGGGATCCGCTTCGGCTACCTGCGCCAGGAACAGATGGTGGAGCACGGCTGGACCGTGTTCCATGAGGCGCAGGATGCCTTCGCACCGGTGCTCGCCATGGAGCGGCGCTTGCGCGAGCTCGAGATCGCGATGGCTAGCAGCTCCCGCGAGTCGCAACTCCAGTCTACGCTGGACGAGTACGGCTTGCTCCACGAGCGGTTCGAGGCGATGGGCGGCTACGAGAGCCTGCGCGACATCCGCATCGTTCTTAAGCGGCTCGGCTTCGGTGACGCCGACATGGACAAAGCCACGGCCCGCCTCTCCGGCGGCGAGAAGACGCGCCTCGCCCTCGCCAAGCTGCTCCTCTCCGCCCCCGACGTGCTCCTGCTGGACGAGCCGACGAACCATCTCGACCTGGAAGCCACCGAGTGGCTGGAGGGCTTTCTGCGCGGCTTTGGCGGCGCCGTCCTCCTCGTTTCGCACGACCGTACCTTCCTCGATGCCGTAGTGAGCAGGGTTGCCGAGATCGAGGCAGCCACGCTCACCGTGTTCCACGGTAACTTCACCTCGTACTGGACGCAGCGCCAGGAGCGTCGGCTGCGTCAGGCCGAGGTCCACGAGCGCGAGCAGGCCGAGATCGGGCGGCTGGAGGACTTCTGGCGGCGCAACAAGGCGGGCCAGAACCGCAACCTGGCCTGGAGCCGCCTGAAGATGGCCGAGCGCCTGCGCGCGGCGAGCGGCGGCCGCCCGGTGGAGGAGAAAGGCCTGAAGGTCGCGCTGCGGGAGAAGGTCCGCAGCGGCAACGAGGTGGTGATCGCCGATCGGCTCACCAAGCGGTTCGGCGAGCGCACGCTCTTCGAGGACGTGTCGTTCCTCGTCACACGGGGCATGCGGATTGGGGTGGTGGGCCCCAACGGGGCGGGCAAGTCAACGCTCGTGCGGATCCTCGTCGGGCGGGAGCCGGCGAGCGGCGGGAGTGCGCGCCTGGGAGCCAACGTGACAACCGGGTACTTCGCCCAGGAGGCCTCCGATCTCGACCTGGATGCGAGCGTGATCGAGAGCATCGCTGCCGTGTCCGAGATGAAGCCGGGCGAGGCGCGCAACTACCTGGCCCGATTCCTCTTCACGGGCGACGACGTGTTTCGGCAGGTGGCCGAGCTCTCCGGCGGCGAGAAGAACCGGCTGGTGCTGGCGCAGCTCGTTCTGGCCCGCCCGAACCTGCTGGTGCTGGACGAGCCAACGAACCACCTGGACATCGACGCCCGTTCGGCCCTCGTCGCGATGCTGAAGGAGTACGACGGCACGGTCCTCCTCGTCTCGCATGACCGTTACCTGCTCGACGAGGTGACGACGCACACGCTCGAGGTGCGCGAGCGCGGCGCCGAGGTGGTGGAGGGCAGTTACACCGCCTACCGCCGTCTGCGCGCAGCGGTGCCCGCGCCGGAAGCCGACGCTGCGGGTGCGGCCGTGCGTCGCACCAGACCGCGCGATGCCAACCCGCTCACCGCCGGGATGAACTCGCACCAGCTCGCCAGGGCGCGAAGGAAGGCCGGCCAGCAGGTCGAGCAGACGGAGCGCCAGGTCTCCGACCTGGAGGACTGGATCCGCCGGATCGAGGAGTCGCTGTCCGCGCCGTTGCCGGGAGAGGACGTCGTGCGGCTGTCGCGCGACTACGAGCGAGCACAGCAAGACCTGCACGAGGCGATGCGGGCATGGGAGGAGGCCCTCGAGTACGCCGAGGCGATCGGCGCGAGCGCCTGA
- a CDS encoding efflux RND transporter permease subunit — MVNRIVEFSVRERLVIVILAALLVVGGLWAFQRLPIDALPDVTNNQVQINTTAPGMAPAEVERLVTFPIEVVLGGLPDVAEVRSLSQYGLSQVTVVFADRVDTYFARQLVLEKLTTAREGLPAGVGTPEMAPISTGLGEIYQYTLDSDQRSPTELRTLQDWLVKPQLRTTPGIAEVNSQGGHEKQFHVEIDPQKLLARGVTLRDVIEAVESNNANAGGGYIVKGPEQLLVRGVGVVRGAEDISNIVVAAEHGTPIHVHDVARVSEGRGTRQGAATHNGKETVLGIAMMLKGGNSRTVALAVDSRVREVRKQLPPDVRLATVYNRTDLVEKTIGTVRRNLLEGGALVVAVLLFLLGNLRGALIVASAIPLSMLFAIIGMERFGISANLLSLGAIDFGMIVDGSVVLVENAVRRVAEAREHAGRTLSRAEVTQTVLRAAREVGAPLTFGVAIIILVYLPIMTLTGIEGKMFRPMAYTVAFALFGALLLTLTFIPVLCAMLLSGNTREKQSPVIRVVERLYAWTLEWALRRRLAVVGASVLLFVGCALLLPRLGSEFLPRLDEGALAIQPIRPPGVSVDYSVAMCAAAESVVKSFPEVEGAFTRIGSAELATDPMPPSIGDMIVPLKDRRHWRRGMTRERLVAEMAERLEHEVPGQAYAFSQPIQLRTDELVSGVKADIAAKVFGDDMGTLEALGARIRAALARVPGATDVTLEQTTGLPMLEITVNRGAAARHGVNVSDVQEVVETYIGGRGVGQVIDGERRFDIVVKLPEALRNDLDVLSSLRVSAPNGAQVPLATVAQISIRPAPAQVSREHGRRRVVVQCNVRGRDLGTFAADAQARIAREVKLPTGYYVEWGGQFENLQSARQRLLVVVPLALGLIFGLLFMAFDSLKQAALIFTGVPLAVTGGVLALWARGLPFSISAAVGFIALFGVAVLNGVVMVAAINELRKAGRPVPRAVREGARLRLRPVLMTALVASLGFVPMALSTGVGAEVQRPLATVVVGGILSSTLLTLVVLPVLYAWFEGEAG, encoded by the coding sequence ATGGTCAATCGCATAGTCGAGTTCAGTGTGCGCGAGCGCCTCGTGATCGTGATCCTGGCGGCGCTCCTGGTCGTTGGCGGCCTCTGGGCCTTCCAGCGCTTGCCCATCGATGCGCTGCCCGACGTGACCAACAACCAGGTCCAGATCAACACAACCGCGCCGGGGATGGCGCCGGCGGAGGTGGAGAGGCTGGTGACCTTCCCGATCGAGGTCGTGCTCGGCGGCCTGCCAGACGTGGCCGAGGTTCGCTCGCTCTCGCAGTACGGGTTGTCCCAGGTCACGGTCGTCTTCGCCGATCGCGTCGACACCTACTTCGCGCGCCAGCTCGTGCTGGAGAAGCTGACGACCGCGCGCGAGGGCCTCCCCGCCGGGGTCGGCACGCCGGAGATGGCGCCGATCTCCACGGGCCTCGGCGAGATCTACCAGTACACGCTGGACAGTGACCAACGCAGCCCCACCGAGTTGCGCACGCTTCAGGACTGGCTGGTCAAGCCGCAGCTTCGCACCACGCCCGGGATCGCCGAGGTCAACAGCCAGGGAGGGCACGAGAAGCAGTTCCACGTCGAGATCGATCCCCAGAAGCTGCTGGCGCGCGGCGTGACGCTGCGGGACGTGATTGAGGCGGTGGAAAGCAACAACGCCAACGCCGGAGGCGGTTACATCGTCAAGGGACCCGAGCAACTCCTCGTGCGCGGAGTCGGGGTGGTGCGCGGCGCCGAGGACATCTCCAACATCGTAGTGGCCGCGGAGCATGGCACGCCCATCCACGTTCACGACGTCGCCAGGGTCTCCGAGGGGCGGGGGACGCGCCAGGGCGCGGCGACACACAACGGCAAGGAGACCGTGCTGGGCATCGCCATGATGCTCAAGGGCGGCAACTCGCGCACCGTCGCCCTGGCGGTTGACTCGAGGGTTCGCGAGGTCCGCAAGCAGCTTCCGCCCGATGTGCGCCTGGCCACCGTCTACAACCGTACCGACCTGGTCGAGAAGACGATCGGGACCGTGAGGCGCAACCTGCTCGAGGGCGGCGCGCTGGTGGTCGCCGTCCTCCTGTTCCTGCTGGGCAACCTGCGCGGCGCGCTGATCGTCGCCAGCGCCATCCCGCTGTCCATGCTGTTCGCCATCATCGGGATGGAGCGGTTCGGCATCTCGGCCAACCTGCTGTCGCTGGGGGCCATCGATTTCGGTATGATCGTCGACGGCAGCGTGGTGCTCGTGGAGAACGCGGTGCGCCGCGTGGCCGAGGCCCGAGAGCATGCGGGGAGGACCCTCTCGCGGGCCGAGGTGACGCAGACGGTGCTCAGGGCGGCGAGGGAGGTCGGAGCGCCGCTCACCTTCGGCGTCGCCATCATCATCCTCGTCTATCTGCCCATCATGACCCTCACGGGCATCGAAGGGAAGATGTTTCGCCCGATGGCCTACACCGTGGCCTTCGCGCTCTTTGGCGCGCTGCTTCTGACCCTCACCTTCATACCGGTCCTGTGCGCGATGCTCCTGTCGGGCAACACACGCGAGAAGCAGAGCCCGGTGATCCGTGTAGTGGAGCGGCTATACGCGTGGACCCTCGAGTGGGCCTTGCGCCGGCGGCTGGCCGTGGTCGGCGCCAGCGTGCTCCTGTTCGTCGGCTGTGCTTTGCTTCTCCCTCGCCTGGGCTCTGAGTTCCTGCCACGCCTGGATGAAGGCGCGCTGGCGATCCAGCCCATTCGCCCACCGGGCGTCTCGGTCGACTACTCGGTGGCGATGTGCGCTGCCGCCGAGAGCGTCGTCAAGTCGTTCCCCGAGGTTGAGGGCGCTTTCACGCGGATCGGCAGCGCCGAGCTCGCCACCGACCCGATGCCTCCCAGTATCGGAGACATGATCGTGCCACTAAAGGACCGCCGCCACTGGCGGCGCGGGATGACGCGCGAGAGGCTCGTGGCGGAGATGGCCGAGCGCCTGGAGCACGAGGTGCCGGGGCAGGCGTATGCCTTCTCTCAGCCGATCCAGTTGCGCACGGACGAGTTGGTGTCCGGCGTGAAGGCCGATATCGCGGCAAAGGTCTTCGGTGACGACATGGGGACCCTGGAGGCGCTCGGCGCGCGGATCCGGGCGGCGCTGGCCAGGGTCCCCGGGGCCACCGACGTCACGCTGGAGCAGACCACCGGCTTGCCGATGCTGGAGATCACCGTGAATCGCGGGGCGGCGGCGCGCCACGGCGTGAACGTCTCCGACGTGCAGGAGGTTGTGGAGACCTATATCGGGGGCCGCGGCGTCGGGCAGGTGATCGACGGGGAACGCCGCTTCGACATCGTCGTGAAGCTGCCCGAGGCCCTCCGCAACGACCTGGATGTCCTCTCCAGCCTGCGCGTCTCGGCGCCGAACGGCGCGCAGGTGCCGCTGGCGACGGTGGCGCAGATCAGCATCCGGCCCGCGCCGGCGCAGGTCAGTCGCGAGCATGGACGGCGACGGGTGGTCGTGCAGTGCAATGTGCGCGGCCGGGACCTCGGGACGTTCGCGGCCGACGCGCAGGCCCGGATCGCGCGCGAGGTGAAGCTGCCCACGGGCTACTACGTCGAGTGGGGCGGGCAGTTCGAGAACCTGCAGAGCGCGCGTCAGCGCCTTCTGGTCGTGGTGCCGCTCGCTCTCGGCCTGATCTTCGGCCTGCTCTTCATGGCCTTCGACTCGCTCAAGCAGGCTGCGCTCATCTTCACCGGCGTTCCGCTGGCGGTCACTGGCGGCGTCCTGGCGCTCTGGGCGCGCGGCCTGCCGTTCTCCATCTCGGCGGCGGTTGGCTTCATCGCGCTGTTCGGCGTGGCGGTGCTCAACGGCGTGGTGATGGTGGCCGCGATCAACGAGTTGCGGAAGGCAGGTAGACCGGTGCCGCGAGCGGTACGCGAGGGGGCGCGGTTGCGCCTGCGGCCAGTGCTTATGACCGCGCTGGTGGCGAGTCTGGGGTTCGTGCCGATGGCGCTCTCTACAGGAGTGGGGGCCGAGGTGCAGCGCCCACTCGCGACGGTGGTCGTCGGCGGCATCCTCTCCAGCACGCTGCTGACGCTGGTCGTGCTGCCAGTGCTCTACGCGTGGTTCGAGGGGGAGGCAGGCTAA
- a CDS encoding efflux RND transporter periplasmic adaptor subunit: MTSITPRAALLVAIIGFALGAAATVFLVSRGRPAAEVIASAEASEHAEHDERPEEGHEEGHEEDVSLHLDPTVARRMGVRAEPARWQQTREGITVPGTVEVAASRVARITPPVAGKVVRIHARLGQSVRRGQPLVTLDSFEVAQAHAAVRQATGTERQMHAQLQTARAEVGLAQAAVSQARAEVEQARARLQSASSALASQKELAQAGAFSQAPLQTAQSELAGAQSELIRAETELQTHTVALHRAERLYREGIVSRAEMEQAQLEHRHDQTGVDAARARVGIARKALEREQKVFGGDLLSKQAVQAAEGDLREARAGVVEVQQRVRRAEQDVRRARKEEAAAAAALRGAQEAAVAARQNLFALEGAGHVEGAGGALRLDAPFDGTVGELTATIGEAVERSSVLLVLENLSAVVVHASVPEKDIARVKAGNAVSVTVPAYPGERFPGVVESLSTRVDPKTRALAVRCLVSNRLGRLRPEMFAQVELATGIARRALLVPQEAVVEVEGAASVFVEDGGAFRSRRVTLGSTVGGRTELLSGVRPGERVVTAGAFLLKSEAQKDELGEEGHAH, from the coding sequence ATGACGAGCATCACCCCACGCGCCGCGCTGCTGGTAGCGATCATCGGCTTCGCGCTCGGCGCGGCCGCGACCGTCTTCTTGGTGTCGCGTGGCCGACCGGCCGCGGAGGTCATCGCATCGGCCGAGGCAAGCGAGCATGCCGAGCATGACGAGCGCCCCGAGGAAGGCCACGAGGAGGGCCACGAGGAGGACGTATCGCTGCACCTGGACCCGACCGTCGCCCGCCGCATGGGCGTGCGTGCCGAGCCTGCGCGCTGGCAGCAGACGCGCGAGGGCATCACCGTGCCCGGGACGGTGGAGGTCGCCGCCAGCCGCGTCGCCAGGATCACGCCGCCGGTCGCCGGGAAGGTCGTCCGGATCCACGCTCGCCTGGGCCAGTCCGTGCGTCGGGGCCAGCCGCTCGTCACCCTCGACAGTTTCGAGGTGGCGCAAGCCCATGCCGCGGTGCGCCAGGCGACCGGGACCGAACGGCAGATGCACGCGCAACTGCAGACCGCGCGCGCCGAGGTGGGGCTGGCTCAGGCGGCGGTGAGCCAGGCGCGCGCCGAGGTCGAGCAGGCGCGGGCGCGCCTGCAGAGTGCCAGCTCGGCACTGGCCAGCCAGAAGGAGCTCGCGCAGGCCGGCGCCTTCTCGCAGGCGCCGCTGCAGACGGCCCAGTCGGAGCTGGCCGGCGCGCAGTCGGAGCTGATTCGAGCGGAAACCGAGCTGCAGACCCACACGGTGGCGCTGCACCGTGCGGAACGCCTCTACCGCGAGGGCATCGTCTCTCGGGCGGAAATGGAGCAGGCTCAGCTTGAGCACCGTCACGACCAGACCGGGGTGGATGCGGCGCGGGCGCGGGTGGGGATCGCGAGGAAGGCACTCGAGCGTGAGCAGAAGGTGTTCGGTGGCGATCTGCTCTCCAAACAGGCCGTGCAGGCAGCGGAGGGCGACCTGAGGGAGGCCCGGGCCGGCGTCGTGGAGGTTCAGCAGCGCGTGCGCCGCGCTGAGCAGGACGTGCGCCGCGCGCGCAAGGAGGAGGCGGCCGCCGCGGCGGCGCTGCGGGGCGCGCAAGAAGCCGCCGTCGCGGCACGCCAGAACCTGTTCGCCCTGGAGGGAGCCGGACACGTGGAGGGGGCGGGCGGCGCCCTTCGGCTCGACGCGCCGTTCGATGGCACGGTGGGAGAGCTGACGGCGACCATTGGCGAGGCCGTGGAGCGGAGCAGCGTCCTCCTGGTGCTGGAGAACCTGAGCGCTGTGGTCGTGCACGCCAGCGTGCCGGAGAAGGACATCGCGCGTGTGAAGGCCGGGAACGCGGTCAGCGTGACCGTGCCGGCCTATCCGGGGGAGCGCTTCCCCGGCGTGGTGGAGAGCCTGTCGACGCGCGTGGACCCGAAGACGCGGGCGCTTGCGGTCCGATGCCTTGTGAGCAACCGGTTGGGGCGGCTGCGACCCGAGATGTTCGCGCAGGTGGAGTTGGCGACGGGCATCGCGCGCCGCGCGCTGCTTGTGCCCCAGGAGGCAGTGGTCGAGGTTGAGGGCGCGGCATCGGTGTTCGTCGAGGACGGCGGGGCCTTCCGGAGCCGCCGAGTGACGCTCGGGAGTACCGTGGGCGGTAGGACCGAACTGCTCAGCGGCGTCCGGCCAGGGGAGCGGGTCGTCACGGCCGGCGCCTTCCTGCTGAAGTCGGAAGCCCAGAAGGATGAGTTGGGCGAGGAAGGGCACGCCCACTGA